Proteins from one Salmo salar chromosome ssa07, Ssal_v3.1, whole genome shotgun sequence genomic window:
- the smim20 gene encoding small integral membrane protein 20 yields MSRNRRITLIFGGFITAIAAAFYPIFFHPLTHTADYNQVQRANRAGINQADVQPVGVKVWSDPYKPK; encoded by the exons ATGTCAAGAAACAGAAGAATCACGTTAATATTTGGAGGATTTATAACAGCAATTGCTGCTGCATTTTACCCTATATTTTTCcatccactcactcacacagctGACTACA ATCAAGTCCAGAGAGCAAACCGAGCAGGAATCAATCAAGCAGACGTGCAACCAGTGG GTGTCAAAGTATGGTCTGATCCCTACAAGCCAAAGTGA
- the man2b2 gene encoding epididymis-specific alpha-mannosidase isoform X1, producing MGFLIFTLFLFFTVICAERNGPIQTFVIPHSHMDVGWVYTIQESMHAYAANVYSSVTEALTQNKQRKFIAVEQEFFRLWWDSVATDKHKKQVRQLLKESRLEFVIGGQVMHDEAVTDLDDEILQLTEGHGFLYETFGVRPRFSWHVDPFGASATTPVLFALAGFHAHLISRIDYDLKDGMQKSKKLQFVWRGSPSLKEQQEIFTHTMDQFSYCTPSYLPFSNSSGFYWNGVALFPDPPKNGIYPNMSLPVTKETLHSYAKTMVQNIQQRAVWFRTNHVLWPWGCDKQFYNSSVQFSNMDPLVEYINQNSKEFGVTVQYATLSEYFQAVHQSNLTWEVRGSEDFLPYSTEPFQAWTGFYASRNVLKGIARRASSQLHAVETLFTRYRVNYPDGPVPKEEALQKLKALRWAVSEVQHHDGITGTESPKVSDMYIEHLTQAMMGVEELLAALFLLPQALGTASNSEAFNRQDSHSKGSHQDLEQHIIVYNPLAWNTTAIINVTVTFPMASVFDDQGQPVPAQTQSSADSNMTYDLFIVVDLGGLQHRKYLIKFSEKPSKEGSLTHQAWVVSFKRLNVSQELKTGRRLLPVLNECYKIMLDQDTNLLHSITDRHEKRTVRMSQDFWEYQVNGNVSAGPISDNYIFSANGSAVRAYKAVKMDIVPGKIITEIRQYFYREEADAEYTYSVTTRVPQSFPRGRLCYRLEQSYSLGPLVVNTEAVLRTKTSLKNNRTLFTDDNGYQMMKRPSRTFVNDTVARNYYPMVRMAYIEDDSSRLVLLSERAHGVSSQSEGELEVMLHRRLWNNQEWTLGYNLTLNDSSVVRPVLWMTLGSLAATSSLYQREALELQHRPVVMPIDRPQKAWRKEPRTRSPIRSVVLPDNLHLLTLSVPGWVYNSNHTLHLRNIETGTPGSTQPDYDRVLLRIMHLYEKGEDPVLSQPSTINMKEVLRGMGEVRALEERSLTGTWDIADLQRWKWKASEDPGRGVSVGVKRSSVGVRGEFNVTISPKEIRTFFVYFKLK from the exons ATGGGGTTTTTAATTTTCacactgtttttatttttcaCGGTTATCTGTGCAGAGAGAAATGGACCAATTCAGACGTTTGTTATCCCGCACAGTCACATGGATGTTGGCTGGGTATATACCATTCAG GAGAGCATGCATGCCTATGCAGCGAACGTGTACTCCAGTGTGACAGAGGCGCTGACACAGAACAAACAGCGCAAGTTCATCGCAGTAGAGCAGGAGTTCTTTCGGCTGTGGTGGGATTCTGTGGCTACAGACAAGCACAAGAAACAA GTGCGACAGCTACTGAAGGAGAGTCGACTTGAGTTCGTCATCGGTGGGCAGGTGATGCATGATGAAGCTGTAACCGATCTAGATGATGAGATACTGCAGCTGACGG AGGGCCACGGGTTCCTGTACGAGACGTTTGGGGTGCGTCCCCGGTTTTCGTGGCATGTGGACCCGTTTGGAGCCTCTGCCACCACCCCTGTCCTCTTTGCCCTGGCTGGGTTCCATGCCCACCTCATCTCACGTATTGACTATGACCTCAAAGATGGCATGCAGAAGAGCAAG AAACTACAGTTTGTTTGGAGAGGCTCCCCCTCCTTGAAAGAGCAGCAGGAGATCTTCACTCACACCATGGACCAGTTCAGCTACTGTACTCCATCTTACCTGCCTTTCTCTAACAG CTCTGGTTTCTATTGGAATGGCGTGGCTCTGTTCCCTGACCCCCCTAAAAACGGCATCTACCCCAACATGAGTCTGCCTGTCACCAAAGAGACGCTGCACTCCTATGCCAAGACCATGGTGCAGAACATCCAGCAGAGGGCAGTGTGGTTCAGGACAAACCATGTCCTCTGGCCCTGG GGTTGTGACAAGCAGTTCTACAACTCCTCTGTGCAGTTTTCCAACATGGATCCCTTAGTGGAATACATCAACCAGAACAGCAAGGAGTTTGGAGTGACAGTCCAGTACGCCACTCTCAGCGAGTATTTCCAGGCTGTCCACCAATCAAATCTCACTTGGGAGGTGAGGGGAAGTGAGGACTTCCTTCCTTACTCCACTG AACCTTTCCAGGCGTGGACTGGGTTCTATGCCTCCCGGAATGTTCTGAAGGGGATAGCCAGGAGAGCTAGTTCCCAGCTGCATGCTGTAGAGACTCTGTTCACTCGGTACCGGGTCAACTACCCAGATGGACCGGTCCCTAAAGAGGAGGCCCTGCAGAAGCTGAAGGCCCTCCGCTGGGCTGTCTCTGAG GTGCAGCACCATGATGGGATCACAGGGACAGAGTCTCCCAAGGTGTCTGACATGTACATAGAGCACCTAACCCAGGCTATGATGGGAGTAGAAGAACTCCTAGCTGCCCTCTTCCTCCTGCCCCAGGCCCTGGGCACTGCTAGCAACTCTGAAGCCTTCAATAGACAAGACTCTCATAGCAAGG GCTCCCATCAGGACCTGGAGCAGCACATCATTGTGTACAACCCCCTGGCATGGAACACCACTGCCATCATCAACGTCACGGTAACCTTCCCCATGGCAAGCGTGTTCGACGACCAAGGACAGCCCGTACCTGCACAG ACCCAGAGTTCAGCTGACTCCAACATGACCTATGACCTGTTCATCGTGGTGGACCTTGGCGGTCTCCAACACAGGAAGTACCTCATCAAGTTCTCAGAGAAGCCGAGTAAAGAGGGGTCCTTGACCCACCAGGCCTGGGTTGTGTCGTTCAAGAGACTAAATGTTTCACAGGAGTTGAAGACAGGAAGGAGACTCTTACCGGTTCTGAATGAGTGTTATAAGATCATGCTGGACCAGGATACTAACCTACTGCATAGCATCACCGACAG GCATGAGAAGAGAACGGTGAGAATGAGTCAGGATTTCTGGGAGTACCAGGTCAATGGGAATGTCAGCGCAGGGCCCATCTCTGACAACTACATCTTCAGTGCTAACGGCTCGGCAGTGAGGGCGTACAAGGCCGTCAAGATGGACATTGTCCCTGGGAAGATCATCACTGAGATCAGACAGTACTTCTACAG GGAGGAAGCAGATGCGGAATACACCTACTCTGTCACCACCAGAGTACCACAGAGTTTCCCCAGGGGCAGGCTGTGTTACAGGCTGGAGCAGAGCTACTCGCTGGGCCCCCTGGTGGTCAACACTGAGGCTGTCCTCAGGACCAAGACCAGCCTGAAGAACAACAGGACTCTGTTCACTGACGACAACGGGTACCAGATGATGAAGAGGCCTTCCAGGACGTTTGTCAATGATACTGTTGCCAGA AACTACTACCCCATGGTTCGAATGGCCTACATTGAAGATGACTCTAGCAGACTGGTCCTCCTCAGTGAGAGAGCTCATGGTGTATCCAGCCAGAGTGAGGGAGAGCTGGAG GTGATGCTCCACCGACGTCTGTGGAACAACCAGGAGTGGACTCTGGGTTATAACCTGACCCTGAACGACAGCTCGGTGGTGAGGCCTGTCCTGTGGATGACACTGGGCTCCCTGGCtgctacctcctctctctaccagaGGGAGGCGCTAGAGCTGCAGCACAGACCTGTGGTCATGCCCATCGACAGGCCAC AGAAGGCCTGGAGGAAGGAGCCTCGGACCAGATCTCCGATTCGCTCCGTGGTCCTGCCTGACAACCTCCACCTGCTGACGCTTAGTGTCCCGGGCTGGGTCTACAACTCCAACCACACCCTGCACCTCCGCAACATAGAGACCGGTACCCCTGGTTCCACACAGCCGGACTACGATCGGGTCCTACTGAGGATCATGCATCTGTATGAGAAGGGGGAAGACCCGGTTCTGTCTCAGCCATCTACCATTAACATGAAG GAAGTGCTGCGGGGCATGGGGGAAGTGAGAGCGTTGGAGGAGCGCTCTCTCACAGGAACCTGGGATATCGCTGACCTCCAGAGGTGGAAGTGGAAGGCTTCAGAAGACCCAGGGAGGGGTGTGAGTGTTG GGGTCAAGAGGTCAAGTGTTGGTGTGAGAGGAGAGTTCAACGTGACCATATCACCCAAAGAAATCAGGACCTTCTTTGTTTACTTCAAGCTCAAGTAG